GAAGCACTCATGGTGGTCGTGCGGGCGTTGTCCGAGGGCAAGGCCGTCACGGTCGCCCCGGTGAACACCACACTGACCACGCAGGAAGCCGCGGACCTGCTCGGTGTCAGCCGGCCGACCTTCGTCAAGATCCTGGACGAGGGGGGCGTCCCCTTCTCCCGGCCCGGGCGTCATCGCAGAGTGCTGCTGGCCGATGTGCTCGACTACAAGGAGAAGCGCCGCACCTTGCGACGTCGGGGACTGGACGAGCTGGTCGAGCTGACCGAGGACTCCGGCCTCTACGACAGCTGAGTCCCCGCAACGCCGAAGTACCTGGAGTGATGTACAGCGCGTGGTCCTGGACACCTGCGTCCTCTTTCCGAACTACCTCAGGGACACCTTGTTGCGGCTGGCCGAGGCGGAGCTCTATGAGCCGCTCTGGTCGGCCGGGATTCTGGAGGAGCTGGAGCGGAACATCGCGGAGAAGGTGTCCCCGGTGAAGGCCAAGCAGCTTGTCGAGGCCCTGTCGGGCGCGTTCCCCGACAGCTCGGTGAGCGGATACGCGGGGCTCGTACCGGCCATGACGAACGATCCGAAGGACCGGCATGTACTGGCCGCGGCGGTCTGTGGGCAGGCACACGCCGTGGTCACCCTGAATGTGAAGGACTTCCCGGCTCGGGCGGCGGACCCCTACGAGATCGAGGTGATCCGACCGGACGACTTTCTGCTGGACCTGCTCGATCTTGCCCCCGTGGATGTGCTCTCCGTCCTGCGCAAGCAGGCGGGAGGTTACCGTCGAGAACCGCGTGACCTGCACGGACTGCTCGACCGGTTGGCGGCCGGGGGCGCACCTCAGTTCGTGGCGGAGTTCCGCCGACGACTCTGAGCCCGCCTCACCGCCCCGGCGGCGGCTGCGGTGCCCCCGGCAGCATGATCGATGCCACCGTGCCTTCGCCCTCCGCCGGGTGCAGGGTGATCTCGCCGCCGGACTGCTGGACCGTGCGGGCCACGATCGACAGGCCCAGGCCCGAGCCGGGGAGCTGGCGGGCGGACGGGGAGCGCCAGAAGCGTTCGAAGACGTGGGGGAGTTCCTCTGCGGGGATGCCGGGGCCGTGGTCCCGCACGGTCAGTACGCCGTCCCGCAGGGCCACCTCGATCGTGCCGCGGGGCGGGCTGAACTTGACCGCGTTGTCCAGGACGTTGACCACCGCCCGCTCCAGCGCGGCCGGCTCGGCCCGTACGTACCAGGGGGCCAGATCCGCCCGGATCGTCAGCTCGGGGCCGCGCAGACGGGCGCGTTCCAGGGCCGTGCCCGCGATGTCGTGCAGGGCGACGACCTGGAGCGGGCCGGGGACCGCCGCGTCGGGGCGGGCCAGTTCCTGGAGGTCGCCGATGAGCGAGGCCAGCTCCGTCATCTGTGCCTTGACCGACGTCATCAGGGCCCTGCGGTCGTCCGGCGGGATGGCACGGCCGGTGTCGTCGCTGCGGGCGAGGAGCTCGATGTTGGTACGCAGCGACGTCAGCGGAGTCCGCAGCTCGTGCCCGGCATCCGCGATCAGCTGGGCCTGACGGTCGCGGGAGCTGGCGAGGGAGGCGGTCATCGAGTTGAACGAGCGGGACAGCCGGGCGATCTCGTCCTCGCCCTCGACCGGGATGCGCACGGTGAGGTCCTCGGTACGGGCGACGTGTTCGACCGTCTCGGTGAGCTCGTCGACCGGGCGCAGCCCGGTGCGCGCCACCCAGAGTCCGGCCGCACCGGCGCCGATCACGCCGATGCCGGAGACGATCAGGAGGACCCAGGCGAGGGTCGAGAGCGGTTCGTCGACCTCGCTCATCGGGCGGGCGATGGAGACGGCGATGTTGCCCGACGTTCCACCAGGAGTGGGCGAGGTCTGCAGCAGCGGGTAGGTGTAGACGCGCATCCCCGTCCCGTCCGTGGTCTTCGCCGAGTGCAGAGCATCGGGCTTCTGTCCTTCGGCCACCGCGATGTCGGCGGAGCTCACGGAGAGTGCCGACGCGCGGGGGGCGATGCACACCGTGCCCTGGGAGTCGACGAGCTGAACGGTGTACGCGCCTGGGAACGGCCGGGGCGGCAGCGGGCTGGTGCCTCGGCAGTAGGCGTACAGGGTCGTCAGGTACTGCCCGTCGACCTTGGAACTGCGCAGCGACGCGTCCATCTGCTGGTCCAGCTGCGCCTTCGTCACGAACCAGCAGGCCGCCGCCACCGCCGCCACCGCGACCGCGACGGCCGTCGCCACCAGCAGCGCGAGCCGGGAGCGCAGCGGCAGGGAGCGGAGCCGGTGCAGGGGCCCGGTCATCCGTCACCGCCGCCGGAGCGGAGCGCGTAACCGACGCCCCGCACCGTGTGCACGAGCCGCGGCTCGCCGCCCGCCTCCGTCTTGCGGCGCAGGTACATCACGTACACGTCCAGGGAGTTGGAGCTCGGTTCGAAGTCGAAGCCCCACACCGCCTTGAGGATCTGCTCACGGGTCAGCACCTGCCGCGGGTGCGCCAGGAACATCTCCAGCAGGGTGAATTCGGTACGGGTCAGCTCGACCCGGCGTGTGCCCCGGGTGACCTCGCGGGTGGCGAGGTTCATCCGCAGGTCGGCGAAGGCCAGCACATTGTCGTCGGGGACGGCGCCGACCGCCGCGGCCGCGTACGAGCTGCGGCGCAGCAGGGCGCGGATGCGGGCGAAGAGCTCGTCCAGCTCGAAGGGCTTGACCAGGTAGTCGTCGGCGCCCGCGTCGAGGCCGGTGACCCGGTCGCCGACGGTGTCGCGGGCGGTGAGCATCAGGATGGGGGTGGTGGTGCCCGTGGAGCGGAGCCGCCGGGCCGCCGTCAGCCCGTCCATGCGCGGCATCTGGATGTCGAGGACGATGAG
This sequence is a window from Streptomyces sp. NBC_01217. Protein-coding genes within it:
- a CDS encoding helix-turn-helix domain-containing protein; translated protein: MRSTAEDRTLLPEHRAEIAELCRFLDRTPQAEEPALLRGPDGTTRSLPPEVYEALMVVVRALSEGKAVTVAPVNTTLTTQEAADLLGVSRPTFVKILDEGGVPFSRPGRHRRVLLADVLDYKEKRRTLRRRGLDELVELTEDSGLYDS
- a CDS encoding PIN domain-containing protein; amino-acid sequence: MVLDTCVLFPNYLRDTLLRLAEAELYEPLWSAGILEELERNIAEKVSPVKAKQLVEALSGAFPDSSVSGYAGLVPAMTNDPKDRHVLAAAVCGQAHAVVTLNVKDFPARAADPYEIEVIRPDDFLLDLLDLAPVDVLSVLRKQAGGYRREPRDLHGLLDRLAAGGAPQFVAEFRRRL
- a CDS encoding sensor histidine kinase; this translates as MTGPLHRLRSLPLRSRLALLVATAVAVAVAAVAAACWFVTKAQLDQQMDASLRSSKVDGQYLTTLYAYCRGTSPLPPRPFPGAYTVQLVDSQGTVCIAPRASALSVSSADIAVAEGQKPDALHSAKTTDGTGMRVYTYPLLQTSPTPGGTSGNIAVSIARPMSEVDEPLSTLAWVLLIVSGIGVIGAGAAGLWVARTGLRPVDELTETVEHVARTEDLTVRIPVEGEDEIARLSRSFNSMTASLASSRDRQAQLIADAGHELRTPLTSLRTNIELLARSDDTGRAIPPDDRRALMTSVKAQMTELASLIGDLQELARPDAAVPGPLQVVALHDIAGTALERARLRGPELTIRADLAPWYVRAEPAALERAVVNVLDNAVKFSPPRGTIEVALRDGVLTVRDHGPGIPAEELPHVFERFWRSPSARQLPGSGLGLSIVARTVQQSGGEITLHPAEGEGTVASIMLPGAPQPPPGR
- a CDS encoding response regulator transcription factor, producing MSPAEDDPQRILIVDDEPAVREALQRSLAFEGYGTEVAVDGLDALTKAESYAPDLIVLDIQMPRMDGLTAARRLRSTGTTTPILMLTARDTVGDRVTGLDAGADDYLVKPFELDELFARIRALLRRSSYAAAAVGAVPDDNVLAFADLRMNLATREVTRGTRRVELTRTEFTLLEMFLAHPRQVLTREQILKAVWGFDFEPSSNSLDVYVMYLRRKTEAGGEPRLVHTVRGVGYALRSGGGDG